A genomic window from Blastococcus saxobsidens DD2 includes:
- a CDS encoding DUF3500 domain-containing protein — translation MTPPARESAVADRMAAAARAWLAGLDDAQRAQAAWPWEDGGERLRWFYTPTDHGGLALRDMRPAQQSLAMQLVATGLSRAGYVTVSTIMGLENVLDELEGWQVDWGRERGRDPQLYWLRVFGEPGDHGTWSWRFGGHHISLNVLVVDGEVQASTPCFLGADPAESPLLGPHLLRPLGGAEDLARELVRSLDESQAERALLTGTAPVDIVGGNRPRIGDGDRLLPLPDVWRGVFSEPRLAERVEAMHRGAEEKAGVRPQDHDAVRLTARPKGVAAADLSRAQQEQLRALLDVYLGRLPEELAEREAAKFAGDRLGQVHFAWAGGTERHQPHYYRMQGPRLLVEYDNTQRDVNHVHSVWRDPEGDFGFDALRLHLQNAHA, via the coding sequence ATGACGCCGCCGGCTCGGGAGAGCGCCGTCGCGGACCGGATGGCGGCCGCGGCGCGCGCCTGGCTGGCCGGCCTCGACGACGCTCAGCGGGCGCAGGCCGCGTGGCCGTGGGAGGACGGCGGAGAGCGGCTGCGCTGGTTCTACACGCCCACCGACCACGGCGGGCTGGCCCTGCGCGACATGCGGCCGGCGCAGCAGAGCCTGGCCATGCAGCTCGTCGCCACGGGGCTGTCTCGCGCGGGCTACGTCACCGTGTCGACGATCATGGGACTGGAGAACGTTCTCGACGAGCTGGAGGGGTGGCAGGTCGACTGGGGCCGCGAGCGCGGGCGCGACCCTCAGCTGTACTGGCTCCGAGTCTTCGGCGAGCCGGGGGATCACGGCACGTGGTCGTGGCGCTTCGGCGGACATCACATCTCGCTCAATGTCCTCGTCGTGGACGGCGAGGTGCAGGCGAGCACGCCGTGCTTCCTGGGCGCGGATCCCGCGGAGTCGCCCCTCCTGGGCCCGCACCTGCTGCGGCCGCTCGGGGGCGCCGAGGATCTGGCCCGCGAGCTGGTGCGCTCCCTCGACGAGTCCCAGGCCGAGCGCGCCCTGCTCACCGGCACTGCCCCCGTCGACATCGTCGGGGGCAATCGACCGCGCATCGGCGACGGCGACCGGCTCCTGCCGCTCCCGGACGTCTGGCGGGGTGTCTTCTCCGAGCCGCGCCTCGCGGAGCGGGTCGAGGCCATGCACCGCGGTGCCGAGGAGAAGGCCGGAGTGCGACCGCAGGATCACGATGCCGTCCGACTCACCGCACGGCCGAAGGGGGTCGCGGCGGCTGATCTCTCGCGGGCCCAGCAGGAGCAGCTGCGCGCGCTCCTGGACGTCTACCTCGGGCGACTTCCCGAGGAGCTCGCGGAACGGGAGGCGGCCAAGTTCGCTGGCGACCGGCTCGGGCAGGTGCACTTCGCGTGGGCCGGGGGTACCGAGCGGCACCAGCCGCACTACTACCGGATGCAGGGGCCCCGACTGCTGGTCGAGTACGACAACACCCAGCGCGACGTGAACCACGTCCACTCGGTCTGGCGCGACCCGGAGGGCGACTTCGGGTTCGACGCCCTGCGCCTGCATCTGCAGAACGCGCACGCGTGA
- a CDS encoding MFS transporter — protein sequence MTRPTVAVRSGGTLAAGCLVGGAAGWSLTAAGAGATGLEAGYGVDLVVIGLFTTAMAIPYALLQLPAGALVDRWGARRAGLLGLALMIAAYLAALTVPHTGLAMAARAVVGAGGAICFSAGADLARQSRTGPLGLGLFGGVAIGAGGAAVLVVPLLDVVLGWRSAWATGAAAALLAAGAVALALATTTAPVTLSAERPRLRGGASVLRDGQLHRLAAVHAVTLGLGVVLSNWVAVVFERVWGLPTGVAATLGSLVLLLAIVSRPLGGYLARRHPASIRPLVVGALVASAAATAALAWPSGVVVAGLAVGVLGMASGLPFAAVMAAAQTRRADRPAAAVGLMNAQANLLVLLGAPLLGAAIQHTSSTAGLLVVAALWLVPLLTPSEALGRRVHPEH from the coding sequence GTGACGCGGCCGACCGTGGCGGTGCGGTCGGGCGGCACCCTGGCAGCGGGTTGCCTGGTCGGCGGCGCGGCGGGGTGGTCGTTGACGGCGGCCGGTGCCGGCGCCACCGGGCTGGAGGCCGGGTACGGGGTCGATCTCGTCGTCATCGGGCTCTTCACCACCGCGATGGCCATCCCCTATGCCCTGCTCCAGCTGCCCGCCGGGGCGCTGGTCGATCGCTGGGGGGCGCGACGGGCAGGCCTGCTCGGGCTGGCGTTGATGATCGCCGCCTACCTGGCTGCGCTCACCGTGCCACACACGGGGCTGGCCATGGCCGCCCGAGCGGTCGTCGGCGCGGGCGGCGCGATCTGCTTCTCGGCCGGTGCCGACCTGGCGCGCCAGTCCCGGACGGGTCCGCTCGGGCTGGGGCTCTTCGGCGGGGTCGCGATCGGCGCCGGCGGCGCCGCGGTCCTGGTCGTCCCCCTCCTGGACGTCGTGCTGGGTTGGCGCTCGGCGTGGGCGACGGGTGCGGCGGCGGCGCTGCTGGCAGCCGGAGCGGTCGCGCTCGCGCTCGCAACGACCACCGCCCCGGTCACACTCTCCGCGGAGCGGCCCCGCCTCCGCGGCGGCGCCTCGGTGCTCCGCGACGGTCAGCTGCACCGGCTGGCCGCTGTCCACGCGGTCACGCTGGGGCTCGGCGTGGTGCTCAGCAACTGGGTGGCCGTCGTCTTCGAGCGCGTGTGGGGGCTGCCCACCGGGGTGGCGGCCACGCTCGGTTCTCTGGTCCTGCTGCTGGCGATCGTCAGCCGCCCGCTCGGCGGCTACCTCGCCCGGCGCCACCCGGCGAGCATCCGGCCGCTGGTCGTTGGCGCACTGGTGGCCTCGGCCGCGGCGACGGCCGCGCTGGCCTGGCCGTCCGGCGTCGTCGTCGCGGGGTTGGCGGTGGGCGTGCTCGGCATGGCGTCCGGCCTCCCGTTCGCCGCGGTGATGGCAGCCGCCCAGACCCGGCGCGCCGATCGGCCTGCTGCAGCAGTGGGCCTGATGAACGCGCAGGCCAATCTGCTCGTGCTGCTCGGGGCCCCGTTGCTCGGTGCCGCGATCCAGCACACGAGCAGCACCGCCGGGCTGCTCGTGGTCGCCGCCCTGTGGCTGGTGCCCCTCCTCACCCCGTCGGAGGCCCTGGGCCGCCGGGTTCACCCGGAGCACTGA